The following are encoded together in the Anoplopoma fimbria isolate UVic2021 breed Golden Eagle Sablefish chromosome 9, Afim_UVic_2022, whole genome shotgun sequence genome:
- the arfip1 gene encoding arfaptin-1 isoform X3: MTEESHRSSAAEIPVTSNGDLDQSPETVFQRDSYPSGPGALNLSESCVTSSNFASTTEGIIESGPYKGSASLPTSPVASVAPSSAVACRLARSASDSQAEKGTMNEQPNSGAVVLSDDLKSPAMEKLDLVRKWSINTYKCTRQILSEKLGRGSRTVDLELEAQIEVLRDNKRKYQNVIKLAQTLASQLSQIMQTQRQLGDAFADLSLKSPQLHEEFGYNAETQKLLSKNGETLLGSINYFISSVNTLVDKTIEDTLLNIKQYEFARVEYDAYRTDLEELNLGPRDATTMPKIEFSQQQFQIHREKFERMRNDVSIKLKFLEENKVKVLHHQLILFHNAIAAYYAGNQQQLEQTLKQFHIKLKMPGGDSPSWLEEH; this comes from the exons gACTCTTACCCCAGTGGCCCTGGGGCCCTAAACCTGTCAGAGTCCTGTGTCACCTCCAGCAACTTTGCTTCAACAACAGAAGGCATCATTGAATCAGGACCGTACAAAG GGTCAGCAAGCCTGCCCACGTCTCCCGTGGCCTCTGTAGCGCCCAGCTCGGCTGTTGCTTGCCGCCTGGCGCGCTCTGCCAGCGATAGTCAGGCTGAGAAAG GCACGATGAATGAACAGCCAAACAGCGGAGCGGTGGTCCTTTCAGATGACTTAAAGAGCCCAGCCATGGAAAAACTGGACCTAGTGAGGAAGTGGAGCATCAACACATATAAA TGCACCAGGCAGATCCTGTCAGAGAAGCTGGGCCGGGGCTCGAGGACCGTGGACCTGGAGCTGGAGGCTCAAATCGAAGTCCTCCGGGACAATAAGAGAAAGTACCAGAACGTCATCAAGCTGGCTCAGACTCTGGCCTCTCAGCTGTCCCAGATAATGCAGACGCAGAGGCAGCTGGGCGACGCCTTCGCCGACCTCAGCCTCAAGTCACCACAACTACAC GAGGAGTTTGGTTACAACGCTGAAACCCAAAAGCTTCTGTCCAAAAACGGAGAGACACTGCTGGGTTCCATCAACTACTTCATCTCCAGTGTGAACACACTCGTGGACAAAACAATCGAAGACACCCTGCTTAATATCAAGCAGTATGAATTTGCCAG GGTTGAATATGACGCGTACCGTACGGATCTGGAGGAGTTGAATCTGGGGCCCCGTGATGCCACCACCATGCCCAAGATCGAGTTCTCCCAGCAGCAGTTCCAGATCCACCGCGAGAAGTTCGAGAGGATGCGAAACGACGTCTCCATCAAGCTGAAGTTCCTGGAAGAGAACAAG GTGAAGGTGTTGCATCACCAGCTCATCCTGTTCCACAACGCCATCGCTGCGTACTACGCCGGAAACCAACAGCAGCTGGAACAGACACTCAAGCAGTTCCACATCAAGTTGAAAATGCCAGGTGGGGACAGTCCATCTTGGCTGGAAGAGCACTAA